A single region of the Bacteroides luhongzhouii genome encodes:
- a CDS encoding helix-turn-helix domain-containing protein, with protein MNWSTVWQANGNRKVTAELLGTGRTTLYSKLEE; from the coding sequence ATGAACTGGAGTACAGTGTGGCAGGCGAACGGAAACCGAAAGGTCACTGCCGAACTGCTCGGAACAGGACGTACGACGCTGTATAGCAAATTGGAAGAGTAA
- a CDS encoding PD-(D/E)XK nuclease family protein, whose translation MELNDLLMEISKICLIEQERMKHKQRKGDCFNVFNTLGLRSNEVRLHSAFLAELLNPDGNHGLKDAMLKEFLAAIGLKRDYISNCNTNMVERYIGKRTETTGGRIDIILEDGEYAIIIENKIYAIDQYHQLLRYNNYGKQHFPKGFKLIYLTLDGHEASKDSLGDNEIDYHCISYKGHILNWLSKCVMLAYDKPLVRETISQYITLIKQITGQDMNKDSSDKIVDLAINNMEAVVALMDNRAEISSKLRTEFIFKPLSEFAVKMGMEFKPITEGDESPALKFRMPQWSHYIVITRDDGRDSDWKNLYIGISQSSLLGAKELPIRQLSCFSECSNTYWPYGWEWILYTDWHSTSSYLPIRTGEVSNWIISKIRQIIEEIEDKGLPM comes from the coding sequence ATGGAATTGAATGATCTTTTAATGGAAATAAGCAAGATTTGCCTTATTGAGCAAGAGCGAATGAAGCACAAACAGCGAAAAGGCGATTGTTTTAACGTTTTCAACACTCTTGGATTACGGTCTAACGAAGTTAGATTGCATTCCGCATTTCTTGCAGAATTGTTGAATCCTGACGGGAATCATGGCCTAAAAGATGCTATGCTTAAAGAATTTCTTGCAGCCATTGGCTTAAAACGAGATTATATATCTAATTGCAATACCAATATGGTCGAACGATATATTGGTAAACGGACAGAAACTACTGGTGGACGGATCGATATAATCTTGGAAGATGGTGAATATGCTATTATCATTGAGAATAAAATATATGCTATTGATCAATACCATCAATTACTGCGATACAATAACTATGGTAAACAACATTTTCCGAAAGGCTTTAAGTTGATTTATCTTACGCTTGATGGTCATGAGGCAAGCAAAGATTCATTAGGAGACAATGAGATTGACTATCACTGTATCTCGTACAAAGGACATATCCTAAATTGGTTATCAAAGTGTGTGATGTTAGCATACGACAAACCTCTGGTACGAGAGACAATTTCCCAATATATTACACTTATTAAACAAATCACAGGACAAGATATGAATAAAGATAGTAGTGATAAAATCGTAGATTTAGCCATCAATAATATGGAAGCAGTAGTTGCTTTGATGGATAACAGAGCTGAAATAAGTAGCAAATTAAGAACAGAATTCATTTTTAAACCGTTAAGCGAATTCGCAGTTAAAATGGGGATGGAATTTAAGCCCATTACAGAAGGAGACGAAAGTCCGGCTCTAAAATTCAGAATGCCCCAGTGGTCCCATTACATAGTCATTACAAGAGATGACGGAAGAGATTCGGATTGGAAGAACCTTTATATCGGTATTTCACAAAGTTCACTGCTGGGGGCTAAAGAATTACCAATACGGCAATTATCATGTTTTTCAGAATGTAGTAATACGTACTGGCCTTATGGATGGGAATGGATTCTATACACTGATTGGCATTCCACCAGTAGCTACTTACCAATACGCACAGGAGAGGTCTCAAATTGGATTATCTCCAAAATCAGACAAATCATAGAAGAGATAGAAGATAAAGGTTTGCCTATGTAA
- a CDS encoding SusC/RagA family TonB-linked outer membrane protein, protein MKKKLALLFGYLFIGIGLITAQTQKVTGTVISDDDKQPVVGASIVVKGTNLGTITNVDGRFTLLNVPNSAKVLQISYIGMKTESVPVQPTVRVILKSDAQLMDEVVVVGYGSAKKLGSVVGSVTTVNNSKIANRPVANAGDALQGQVAGLQVFTPSGEPSGSVVMRLRGVSSINSNTEPLFILDGSPISSGAFTALNPNDIESMTVLKDASSTAIYGSRAANGVVIMTSKKGKMGQKARVSINAQYGWSRMTGDNIEMMNTDQWLNLQEMLDPGKAYDTTFQKRKKFYIDNGISTDWADVFFGDAAPTQQYDVNVVGGSEGINYYISFGHYDTEGIMDDSSLRRETLRSNVEVKVTDWLKAGINVNLSYQKYNTTTFGTEANSVYNKAYAARIYRPDQTLNEILTDEEGNFTGYGKQLDYFDDMGYYSPYYLSELQPNDRSTVRINGNTFFNINPIKGLNIRTSQAVDAFDYRNSHKAYPEGPFEGTGVASESFERYYSFTFTNTAEYKFSLADKHYFTVLAGQESIITKNENFSATSKKMVDSRMMLMAAGAESEVPIHSMYDKVFNSYFGTISYSLADRYYIDLAARRDGSSLFAKNNQWANFYSLGAMWDIRKENFLQNVSWLNNLQLKVSYGTTGNSGISAYNALALVGSGLLYNGQPGIAPSTVGNDNLTWESMKTLNVGISTRVFDRFSIDLEFYNRQTEDMLMGYPLSYTTGHGSSVENVASMRNRGLDITLGVDILKTRDFSWSVSGNLNYNKNEITKLFNGLDEYTLPDTGLKMKVGKPWGEYYYVKWAGVDPRDGYNMWYDKNGNLTKSYSEEDAVFVGKQRYAPWSGGFGTQFGWKGISVSADFSFMLGQYMLNNERFFTENPTFAGKDNQTTEMLTIWQKPGDVTNISTLDSPMQFDTHLLENASFMRMKNLTVGYTFPAKLIQKTGVISNARIYFVGRNLLTVTKYKGYDPEVDSNIQLGNYPNTKQYSFGVELTF, encoded by the coding sequence ATGAAGAAAAAATTAGCGCTGCTATTTGGATACCTTTTTATAGGTATCGGGCTGATAACAGCTCAAACGCAGAAAGTCACGGGGACAGTTATTTCCGATGATGACAAACAACCTGTTGTAGGGGCTTCGATTGTTGTAAAAGGCACTAACTTAGGTACAATAACAAATGTGGATGGGCGTTTTACATTATTAAATGTGCCAAATTCAGCAAAAGTATTGCAAATCTCTTATATCGGTATGAAAACGGAGTCGGTTCCTGTTCAACCGACTGTTAGAGTCATCTTAAAATCTGATGCACAATTGATGGATGAAGTTGTTGTGGTAGGTTACGGATCAGCAAAGAAACTGGGGTCAGTAGTCGGTTCGGTAACAACGGTAAATAATAGCAAGATAGCCAACAGACCGGTAGCTAATGCCGGAGATGCATTGCAAGGACAAGTTGCCGGTTTACAAGTATTTACTCCCAGTGGGGAACCAAGTGGAAGTGTCGTAATGCGATTGCGTGGAGTCAGCTCGATCAATTCAAATACAGAACCTCTCTTTATTCTCGATGGTTCACCTATATCATCCGGAGCATTTACAGCATTAAACCCGAATGACATTGAAAGCATGACCGTATTGAAAGATGCTTCCTCAACAGCTATATATGGTTCCCGTGCTGCTAATGGTGTGGTGATAATGACTAGCAAGAAAGGAAAAATGGGACAGAAAGCCCGTGTTAGTATCAATGCGCAATATGGCTGGTCGAGAATGACTGGGGATAACATAGAGATGATGAATACCGATCAATGGCTTAACCTGCAGGAAATGCTGGACCCGGGAAAAGCATACGACACAACATTTCAAAAACGGAAGAAGTTCTATATAGATAATGGTATATCTACAGATTGGGCAGATGTCTTCTTCGGAGATGCAGCTCCTACCCAACAATACGATGTAAATGTGGTCGGTGGTTCCGAAGGTATCAACTACTATATTTCATTTGGACACTATGATACAGAGGGAATTATGGATGATTCCTCCCTGCGCCGTGAGACTTTGCGTAGTAATGTGGAAGTTAAGGTGACCGACTGGCTGAAAGCCGGGATTAATGTGAATCTTTCCTATCAGAAATATAATACGACCACTTTTGGTACAGAAGCCAATAGCGTTTATAATAAAGCATACGCCGCCCGTATTTATCGTCCCGACCAGACACTGAACGAGATATTGACCGATGAAGAAGGTAATTTCACTGGTTATGGTAAACAACTGGATTATTTTGATGATATGGGCTACTATAGTCCGTATTACCTGTCAGAACTTCAGCCTAATGACCGGAGTACAGTACGCATCAACGGTAATACCTTTTTTAATATAAACCCGATAAAAGGACTGAATATCCGTACTTCACAGGCAGTGGATGCTTTTGATTATCGCAACTCTCATAAAGCATATCCGGAAGGACCGTTTGAAGGTACAGGAGTGGCCTCCGAATCTTTTGAACGTTATTATTCGTTTACTTTCACCAATACGGCAGAATATAAATTCAGCTTGGCCGACAAGCACTATTTTACAGTTCTGGCAGGACAGGAATCCATCATTACAAAGAATGAAAATTTCTCGGCTACTTCTAAGAAAATGGTAGATTCACGTATGATGCTGATGGCAGCAGGAGCGGAATCTGAAGTGCCGATACATTCAATGTATGATAAAGTTTTCAATTCTTATTTTGGCACAATCAGCTACAGCCTTGCTGATCGTTATTATATTGATCTGGCAGCACGACGTGACGGCTCTTCTTTATTTGCTAAGAATAACCAATGGGCAAATTTCTATTCGTTGGGAGCCATGTGGGATATAAGAAAAGAAAATTTCCTGCAAAATGTTTCATGGTTGAACAATTTGCAGTTGAAAGTAAGCTATGGAACAACGGGTAATTCCGGCATCAGTGCCTATAATGCGTTGGCATTGGTCGGTTCCGGTTTGCTGTATAACGGGCAACCGGGTATTGCTCCATCTACCGTCGGTAATGATAATCTGACATGGGAAAGTATGAAAACACTGAATGTAGGAATTAGCACGAGGGTGTTTGACCGTTTTTCTATAGATCTGGAATTTTATAATCGACAGACAGAAGATATGCTGATGGGCTATCCGCTGTCATACACTACCGGACATGGTAGCAGTGTGGAAAATGTGGCAAGTATGCGTAACCGTGGTTTGGATATCACATTGGGGGTAGATATTCTGAAAACCAGAGATTTCTCATGGAGTGTTTCCGGAAATTTGAATTATAATAAAAATGAAATAACCAAACTGTTTAACGGATTGGATGAATATACCTTGCCTGATACCGGTTTGAAAATGAAAGTCGGAAAACCTTGGGGAGAATATTACTATGTAAAATGGGCAGGAGTTGATCCGCGTGACGGATATAATATGTGGTATGATAAGAATGGAAACCTGACGAAAAGTTACTCTGAAGAAGATGCCGTTTTTGTCGGCAAGCAACGTTATGCGCCTTGGTCAGGCGGTTTTGGTACTCAATTCGGTTGGAAAGGGATTTCCGTCAGTGCAGACTTTTCTTTTATGCTTGGGCAATATATGTTGAATAATGAACGCTTCTTTACTGAGAATCCGACTTTTGCAGGTAAGGACAATCAGACCACCGAAATGCTCACTATATGGCAAAAACCGGGAGACGTGACTAATATCTCTACTCTTGATTCTCCAATGCAGTTTGATACGCACTTGTTGGAAAATGCTTCATTCATGCGTATGAAAAATCTGACTGTCGGATATACTTTCCCTGCCAAGCTGATTCAGAAAACCGGAGTAATCAGCAATGCCAGAATCTACTTTGTGGGACGTAACTTGCTCACAGTGACTAAATACAAAGGATATGATCCGGAAGTGGACAGTAATATCCAGTTGGGTAACTATCCCAATACCAAGCAATATTCTTTCGGTGTCGAACTAACTTTCTAA